Proteins from a genomic interval of Geodermatophilus obscurus DSM 43160:
- a CDS encoding acetyl-CoA carboxylase carboxyltransferase subunit alpha, translated as MTRSSTTTAAAVQAAPDQAGWVCCPDCGWLLYRKRLDRNLHVCPECDHHLRLSARARIVLLTDPGSFSEVAFQPGTPDPLAFTDLRDYPDRLADAARRSGESEAVVVGIARIGGAETVVAVMDFAFLGGSMGVEVGRRVSGAAELALERGLPLVTVCASGGARMQEGVFSLFQMARVSEAFGRLREAGLLSVCVLTDPTYGGVSASFATLASVLVGERGAHVGFAGPRVVQETIRAELPDDFQTAEFLLAHGLVDRVESRGDLRPLLVRLLALHGAGVPDEAPDDGGEACVAASDVEEADPWDVVQRARDVDRPTTLDYLHTAFDDFVELHGDRSFADDAAVVGGVASIGGRTVVVIGQEKGHTVRERVARNFGMPHPEGYRKALRLLDHAETFGFPVVTLVDTPGAHPGPEAEERGQSHAIAETIMRSSRLRVPVVSVVTGEGGSGGALALCTSDRLLVLENAYLSVISPEGCAAILWRTAVAAPTAARAMRLGAAHLRASGIATSVVPEPPGGAHTDPAAAARLLRQALVRELDDVCRLDVATLMDSRSRRLDRIGGDEGRTLQPVEG; from the coding sequence ATGACACGTTCCTCGACGACCACGGCCGCAGCCGTACAGGCCGCGCCCGACCAGGCCGGATGGGTGTGCTGCCCCGACTGCGGGTGGCTGCTGTACCGCAAGCGGCTCGACCGCAACCTGCACGTCTGCCCGGAGTGCGACCACCACCTGCGGCTGAGCGCGCGGGCCCGGATCGTCCTGCTCACCGACCCGGGCAGCTTCAGCGAAGTCGCGTTCCAGCCGGGCACGCCCGACCCGCTGGCCTTCACCGACCTGCGCGACTACCCCGACCGGCTGGCCGACGCGGCACGGCGCTCCGGCGAGTCGGAGGCCGTCGTGGTCGGCATCGCCCGCATCGGCGGTGCCGAGACGGTCGTCGCGGTCATGGACTTCGCCTTCCTCGGCGGCAGCATGGGCGTCGAGGTCGGCCGGCGGGTGAGCGGCGCCGCGGAGCTGGCCCTCGAGCGCGGTCTGCCCCTGGTCACCGTGTGCGCCAGCGGCGGGGCCCGGATGCAGGAGGGCGTCTTCTCGCTCTTCCAGATGGCCCGGGTCAGCGAGGCGTTCGGCCGGCTCCGCGAGGCCGGCCTGCTCTCGGTGTGCGTCCTCACCGACCCGACCTACGGGGGCGTGTCCGCCTCCTTCGCCACCCTCGCGTCGGTGCTGGTCGGCGAGCGGGGCGCGCACGTCGGCTTCGCCGGGCCGCGCGTGGTCCAGGAGACCATCCGCGCCGAGCTGCCCGACGACTTCCAGACCGCCGAGTTCCTCCTCGCGCACGGCCTGGTCGACCGGGTCGAGAGCCGCGGTGACCTGCGGCCGCTGCTGGTCCGGCTGCTCGCCCTCCACGGGGCCGGCGTCCCCGACGAGGCACCGGACGACGGCGGGGAGGCCTGCGTCGCCGCGAGCGACGTGGAGGAGGCCGACCCGTGGGACGTCGTCCAGCGGGCGCGGGACGTGGACCGGCCGACGACCCTGGACTACCTGCACACGGCGTTCGACGACTTCGTCGAGCTGCACGGCGACCGGTCCTTCGCCGACGACGCCGCCGTGGTGGGCGGGGTCGCCTCGATCGGCGGCCGCACCGTCGTCGTCATCGGCCAGGAGAAGGGCCACACGGTCCGCGAGCGGGTCGCCCGCAACTTCGGGATGCCGCACCCCGAGGGCTACCGCAAGGCGCTGCGGCTGCTCGACCACGCCGAGACCTTCGGGTTCCCGGTCGTCACCCTCGTCGACACCCCCGGCGCCCACCCGGGACCCGAGGCCGAGGAGCGCGGGCAGTCGCACGCGATCGCCGAGACGATCATGCGCAGCAGCCGGCTGCGGGTCCCGGTCGTCTCCGTGGTCACCGGGGAGGGCGGCAGTGGCGGCGCGCTGGCGCTGTGCACCTCCGACCGGCTGCTGGTGCTGGAGAACGCCTACCTGTCGGTCATCAGCCCCGAGGGCTGCGCAGCGATCCTGTGGCGGACGGCGGTGGCCGCACCGACCGCCGCCCGCGCGATGCGGCTGGGCGCGGCCCACCTGCGGGCGTCGGGCATCGCCACCTCGGTGGTGCCCGAGCCCCCGGGCGGTGCCCACACCGACCCGGCCGCGGCC